CGCCACGGCACCCCGCAGAGCGTGGCGGAACTGACCGGGCACACCTTGCTCGGGTTCACCCAGACCGAGACCCTCAACCACTGGCCGTTGCGCCATGTGCATGGCGACCGCTGGCAGATCCAGCCGGACATCAGCGCCTCCAGCGGCGAGACCTTGCGCCACCTGGCGCTGGAAGGGCAGGGCATTGCCTGCCTGTCGCATTTCATGACCGTCGACGACATTCGCGCCGGGCGCCTGCAACCGCTGCTGGCCGCGTTCAACAGCGGCTATCGCCAGCCGATCAACGCGGTGTACTACCGCAACTCGCAACTGGCCCTGCGCATCCAGTGCTTCCTGGATTTCATCCAGGGCAAGCTGGCCGATTACGCCCACCCCGAGTTCCAGGGCTGAAAGCCCCGTTCCCCGCCTATCAGCCGTAGGAGCCGGCTTGCCGGCGAAGAGACCCCCAGGTTTTGCGCGAGTCTTGAAATCGCTTTCGCTGGCAAGCCAGCTCCTACGGTGGCTGTGTGTATCGGGCCTGTCCGGCAATCGATCCCTTGTAGGAGCCGGCTTGCCGGCGAAGAGGCCCCCAGGTTTTGCGCACGTCTTGAAATCGCTTTCGCTGGCAAGCCAGCTCCTACGGTGGCTGTGTGCATCGGGTCTATCCGGCAATCGATCCCTTGTAGGAGCCGGCTTGCCGGCGAAGGGGCCCCCAGGTTTTGCGCAAGTCTTGAAATCGCCTTCGCTGGCAAGCCCGCTCCTACGGTGGCTGTGTGCATCGTGTCTATCCGGCAATCGATCCTTTGTAGGAGCCGGCTTGCCGGCGAAGGGCCCCCCAGGTTTTGCGCACGTCTTGAAATCGCTTTCGCTGGCAAGCCAGCTCCTACGGTGGCTGTGTGTATCGGGTCTGTCCGGCAATCGATCCCTTGTAGGAGCCGGCTTGCCGGCGAAGGGGCCACCGGATTGGCGCCAGTCCCGAGATCGCTTTCGCTGGCAAGCCAGCTCCTACGGTGGCTGTGTGCATCGTGTCTATCCGGCAATCGATCCCTTGTAGGAGCCGGCTTGCCGGCGAAGAGGCCCCCAGGTTTTGCGCGAGTCTTGAAATCGCTTTCGCTGGCAAGCCAGCTCCTACGGTGGCTGTGTGTATCGGGTCTGTCCGGCAATCGATCCCTTGTAGGAGCCGGCTTGCCGGCGAAGGGGCCAGCGGATTTGGCGCCAGTCCCGAGATCGCCTTCGCTGGCAAGCCAGCTCCTACGGTGATCCATGGCTGAGGCTTGGGACGTTCGTGCCACGATTGGCGATTGCTCAACCCCCCGTCTCGGGCCTAAGGTTCTTGCCGTTCAAAAACAAGAAAAGGAAGGACTTTATGCGCATTCTGTTGTTCAAGTCCCTGGCCCTGACGGCCGCCATCGCCGCCAGCGGTTCGGCCTTTGCCGTGACCCTGGAAGGTGGCGCGGTAGCGGCGCCCAACCAGTACGGCGCCGATGTCGCGGCACAGATCCTGAAGAAGGGCGGCAACGCGGTGGATGCGGCGGTGGCCACCGCGTTCACCCTGGCGGTGACCTATCCCGAGGCCGGCAATATCGGCGGCGGCGGGTTCATGACGATGTACATCGACGGCAAGCCCTACTTCCTCGACTACCGGGAAACCGCGCCCAAGGCCGCGACCCGGGACATGTACCTGAATGAAAAGGGCGAGGTGATCGAGAACCTGAGCCTGGTGGGCGCCCGCGCCGCCGGGGTGCCGGGCACCGTGATGGGCCTGTGGGAAGCCCACCAGAAGTTCGGCAAGTTGCCGTGGAGCGAGCTGATCACCCCGGCCGTGGGCTACGCGAAAAACGGTTTCAAGGTGGCGGACAAGCAGTACCAGTACCGCGAAGATGCGCTGAAGCTGTTCAACGGCAGCACCAACTTCGGCGACTACTTCGGCAGCATGAAACCCGGTGAAACCTTCCGTCAGCCGGAGCTGGCCGCGACCCTGGAGCGCATCGCCGACCAGGGCGCCAAGGAGTTCTACAGCGGCAAGACCGCCGACTTGCTGGTGGCCCAGATGCAGGCCGACAAGGGCCTGATCACCAAGCAGGACCTGCAGGACTACAAGGTCCAGTGGCGCCAGCCGCTGCAGGTGACCTTCCGGGGCAACACCCTGTACACCGCGCCGCCGCCCAGCTCCGGCGGGGTCGCCCTGGCGCAGCTGATCAGCCTCAAGGAAGAGCGCGCCGCGGACTTCAAGGGCGTCGAGCTGAACTCGGCCAAGTACATCCACCTGCTGGCGGAAATCGAGAAACGCGTATTCGCCGACCGCGCCGACTACCTGGGCGACCCGGCGTTTTCCGAGGTGCCGGTCAAGCAGCTGACCGACCCGGCGTACCTGAAAAAACGCGCCGCCGAAGTCAACCCGAATGCCATCTCGGCCACCGAGAAGGTGCGTCCCGGGCTTGAGCGGCACCAGACCACCCACTTCTCCATCGTCGATGCCCAGGGCAACGCGGTGAGCAACACCTACACCCTGAACTGGGATTACGGCAGCGGCGTGGTGGTCAAGGGCGCGGGCTTTTTGCTCAACGACGAAATGGACGACTTCAGCGCCAAGCCCGGCGTCGCCAACGCCTTTGGCGTGGTCGGCGGTGACGCCAACGCCATTGCTCCCGGCAAGCGCATGCTGTCGTCCATGAGCCCGAGCCTGGTGACCCGTGACGGCAAGGTCACCCTGGTGCTGGGCACCCCCGGTGGTTCGCGGATCTTCACCTCGATCTTCCAGGTGCTGAACAACCTCTACGACTACCACCTGCCCCTGGAGAAGGCCGTGGCCGCGCAGCGCGTGCATCACCAGTTGCTGCCCAAGGACACGATCTACTACGACGCCTACGCGCCGCTCACCGGCAAGGTCGCCGACGAGCTCAAAGCCATGGGCTACACCCTGGAAGACCAGGGCTGGGAGATGGGCGACATCCAGGCGATCCGGGTCAACGGCACCGCGCTTGAAACCGCTTCCGACCCCCGTGGTCGCGGCGTCGGCAAGGTCGTCAAATAACCGCTGAACCTCTGTAGGAGCCGGCTTGCCGGCGAACGGGCCCGTCAGCCTGGCGCCCGATCGAGCGCCGCTTCGCTGGCAAGCCAGCTCCTACCTTTGTTGTTCACGCGCCGACGAGCGGCTGTTCGGCGGCGCTTCAATTCCGTACCATTGCGCGCCTTTTTCCGCTCTCCCCCAGGACCGCGTCCGCCGGTCCGTCGATCAGGTCAACCATGAAAGCAAAACGTCTGCGCGCCGATGTCCTGGCCGGACTCACCACGTCCTTTGCCTTGCTCCCCGAATGCATCGCCTTCGCCCTGGTGGCTCACCTCAACCCGTTGATGGGCCTGTACGGCGCCTTCTTCATCTGCACCCTGACCGCGCTGTTCGGCGGTCGCCCCGGGATGATCTCCGGTGCTGCCGGTTCCATGGCGGTGGTGATCGTCGCCCTGGTGGTGCAGCACGGGGTGCAGTACCTGCTGGCCACGGTGTTGCTGGGCGGGTTGGTGATGGTCGCCTTCGGCCTGCTGCGCCTGGGCAAGCTGGTGCGCATGGTGCCGTACCCGGTGATGCTGGGCTTCGTCAACGGCCTGGCGATCGTGATTGCCCTGGCCCAGCTGGAGCATTTCAAGAGCGGCGAACACTGGCTCAGCGGCCGGCCGCTGTACCTGATGGGCGGCCTGGTGGCGCTGACCATGGCCATCGTCTATCTGCTGCCGCGCCTGACCCGCGCCGTGCCGCCGGCCCTGGTGGCGATCCTCGGCGTCGGTTTGCTGGTGTATCTGCTGGACCTGCCGACCCGCACCCTGGGCGACATGGCGCACATCGCCGGCAGCCTGCCGGGCCTGGCCGTGCCCCAGGTGCCGTGGAACCTGGAGACGCTGTCGATCGTCGCGCCCTACGCGCTGCTGATGGCCATGGTCGGCCTGCTGGAAACCCTGCTGACCCTCAACCTCACCGATGAAATCACCGAGAGCCGTGGCCATCCGGACCGTGAATGCGTGGCCCTGGGGGCGGCCAACATGGTCTCGGGGATGTTCGGCGGCATGGGTGGCTGCGCGATGATCGGGCAGACCGTGATCAACCTCAGTTCCGGCGGCCGCGGGCGCTTGTCCGGGGTGGTGGCCGGTGGCCTGATCCTGCTGTTCGTGCTGTTTGCGGCGCCGCTGATCGAAGGCATTCCCCTGGCGGCGCTGGTGGGGGTGATGTTCGTGGTGTCACAGCAGACCTTTGCCTGGGCCTCGTTGCGGGTGATCCGCAAGGTGCCGCTGAACGATGTGCTGGTGATCTTGGCGGTGAGCGTGATCACGGTGTTCACCGACCTGGCCATGGCGGTGTTCTGCGGCATTGTCATCGCCGCCCTCAACTTCGCCTGGCAGCAGGCCCGGGAACTGTATGCCGACGCTCACCTGGAGGCCGACGGCAGCAAGCGCTATCAGTTGCACGGCACTTTGTTCTTCGCCTCCACCACGCCGTTTCTCAACCAGTTCGACCCGGCGGGCGATCCGCAGCACGTCACCATCGACTGTCGCCACCTGAGCTTCGTGGATTACTCGGCCATCGCCGCCCTGAAAACCCTGCGCGAGCGTTATGCCAAGGCCGGCAAGCACCTGCAGGTGCTGCACCTGTCCGAACGTTGCAGGCAGTTGCTGAAACGGGCTCGGGTGCAGCCCGACTGAAGCCCTCGGGCGAGTCGTTCCGCTCGGCGGTTTGTCAGGGCCGTGGAGTGAAAATATCCACTGCCGATTTTCATCGAGCGGCGTTTTACTTAGCTGTTCGCGACAAGGCCTGCCTCTTTACGAAAATTAGTTTCACTGGGTTTGAAACCCTCCTCCTTAAGTGATTAAAGCGTTTCACAACCATTCGAAGTGACGCTGTCTTCAAGGAGGGTCCCATGGCTCCTGCATCGGGTTTTTGGCTGCTGGGCTACGCCGCAGTCGCCATCATTGCGTTGATCGTGTTGATCGCCCGCTACCGGCTCAATCCCTTTATCGTCATCACCCTGGTGTCCGTCGGCCTGGCGCTGATGGCCGGCATGCCGCCGTCCGGCGTGGTGGGTGCCTATGAAGCCGGGGTCGGCAAGACCCTGGGCCATATCGCCCTGGTGGTGGCCCTGGGCACCATGCTCGGCAAGCTGATGGCCGAATCCGGCGGCGCCGAACAAGTGGCGCGGACCTTGATCGACCGCTTCGGCGAGCGCAACGCCCATTGGGCCATGGTCTGTATCGCCTTTCTGGTGGGGCTGCCGCTGTTTTTCGAAGTGGGTTTTGTACTGCTCATCCCCATTGCCTTCACCGTGGCACGGCGGGTGGGGGTGTCGCTGCTGATGGTGGGCCTGCCCATGGTCGCCGGGCTGTCGGTGGTCCACGCCCTGGTGCCGCCGCACCCGGGGGCGATGCTGGCGGTGCAGGCCTATCAGGCGTCGGTGGGGCAGACCCTGCTGTACGCGATCCTGATCGGCGTGCCCACGGCGATCATCGCCGGTCCGGTGTATGCCCGGTTCATCGTGCCGCACATCCATCTGCCGGCCGAGAACCCCCTGGAGCGTCAGTTCATTGCTCGCGAACCCCGGGCGCGCCTGCCCAGCTTTGG
This genomic stretch from Pseudomonas sp. Os17 harbors:
- a CDS encoding SulP family inorganic anion transporter; amino-acid sequence: MKAKRLRADVLAGLTTSFALLPECIAFALVAHLNPLMGLYGAFFICTLTALFGGRPGMISGAAGSMAVVIVALVVQHGVQYLLATVLLGGLVMVAFGLLRLGKLVRMVPYPVMLGFVNGLAIVIALAQLEHFKSGEHWLSGRPLYLMGGLVALTMAIVYLLPRLTRAVPPALVAILGVGLLVYLLDLPTRTLGDMAHIAGSLPGLAVPQVPWNLETLSIVAPYALLMAMVGLLETLLTLNLTDEITESRGHPDRECVALGAANMVSGMFGGMGGCAMIGQTVINLSSGGRGRLSGVVAGGLILLFVLFAAPLIEGIPLAALVGVMFVVSQQTFAWASLRVIRKVPLNDVLVILAVSVITVFTDLAMAVFCGIVIAALNFAWQQARELYADAHLEADGSKRYQLHGTLFFASTTPFLNQFDPAGDPQHVTIDCRHLSFVDYSAIAALKTLRERYAKAGKHLQVLHLSERCRQLLKRARVQPD
- the ggt gene encoding gamma-glutamyltransferase, with protein sequence MRILLFKSLALTAAIAASGSAFAVTLEGGAVAAPNQYGADVAAQILKKGGNAVDAAVATAFTLAVTYPEAGNIGGGGFMTMYIDGKPYFLDYRETAPKAATRDMYLNEKGEVIENLSLVGARAAGVPGTVMGLWEAHQKFGKLPWSELITPAVGYAKNGFKVADKQYQYREDALKLFNGSTNFGDYFGSMKPGETFRQPELAATLERIADQGAKEFYSGKTADLLVAQMQADKGLITKQDLQDYKVQWRQPLQVTFRGNTLYTAPPPSSGGVALAQLISLKEERAADFKGVELNSAKYIHLLAEIEKRVFADRADYLGDPAFSEVPVKQLTDPAYLKKRAAEVNPNAISATEKVRPGLERHQTTHFSIVDAQGNAVSNTYTLNWDYGSGVVVKGAGFLLNDEMDDFSAKPGVANAFGVVGGDANAIAPGKRMLSSMSPSLVTRDGKVTLVLGTPGGSRIFTSIFQVLNNLYDYHLPLEKAVAAQRVHHQLLPKDTIYYDAYAPLTGKVADELKAMGYTLEDQGWEMGDIQAIRVNGTALETASDPRGRGVGKVVK
- a CDS encoding GntT/GntP/DsdX family permease, yielding MAPASGFWLLGYAAVAIIALIVLIARYRLNPFIVITLVSVGLALMAGMPPSGVVGAYEAGVGKTLGHIALVVALGTMLGKLMAESGGAEQVARTLIDRFGERNAHWAMVCIAFLVGLPLFFEVGFVLLIPIAFTVARRVGVSLLMVGLPMVAGLSVVHALVPPHPGAMLAVQAYQASVGQTLLYAILIGVPTAIIAGPVYARFIVPHIHLPAENPLERQFIAREPRARLPSFGLTMFTILLPVVLMLIGGWANLLAEPGTGLNQFLLFIGNSVIALLVATLVSFWTLGLAQGINRESILKFTNECLAPTASITLLVGAGGGLNRILIDSGVTEQIVGLAHEFQLSPLWMGWLFAVLMRVATGSATVALTTASGVVAPVAVGLGYPHPELLVIATGAGSVILSHVNDGGFWLVKEYFNMTVTQTFKTWTVLETLISLIAFGLTLGLAELL